The genomic interval GAGTCCCCGGTTTTCTAGGATACTTTTTCGGTGTCCCCTTTATCTTTTCGATCACTAAAATTGTCCGTTCACTATTTTCCAAGGGTAATTCAAATGAGTGAATATGTTGAACTTTCCCGCCTAGTATTTGAAGGGCTTTCTCACCAGCATCCAGCTCCTCTTTTGCCGCTGCTGCTTTCATGGCTATAAAGTAGCCATCCTTTTTTACTAGTGGTATACATAATTCACTTAATACAGAAAGCCTTGCTACAGCTCTAGCAGTGACAACATCAAATGATTCTCGATGTTCCTGTTTTTGACCAAAAGTCTCAGCACGGTCATGGAATAATTGAACATGTTGTAAACCTAATTCTTTCGTAAGATGTGATAAGAAATTAATTCTCTTTTGTAATGAGTCTACGATTGAAACTCGTAAATGTGGAAAACAAATG from Metabacillus sediminilitoris carries:
- the rsmG gene encoding 16S rRNA (guanine(527)-N(7))-methyltransferase RsmG, whose translation is MDKALFQSSLADKGIILSQQQMDQFDLYFNLLVEWNGKMNLTSITEQKEVYLKHFYDSISAAFYFDFSKPLSICDVGAGAGFPSIPINICFPHLRVSIVDSLQKRINFLSHLTKELGLQHVQLFHDRAETFGQKQEHRESFDVVTARAVARLSVLSELCIPLVKKDGYFIAMKAAAAKEELDAGEKALQILGGKVQHIHSFELPLENSERTILVIEKIKGTPKKYPRKPGTPNKLPIE